From Hoeflea sp. 108:
TGGAGATGGCGCGCGAGCCGCGCCCGAGCGATTCCGAGAACGCGTCCGCCAGCGGCGCGGTCGTCTCGTAGAGGTGGTTGATTTCGGCCTTCCACCTGGCCAGCTCGCCCGGCTGCGGCGGGCCCTCCGCCATCCGGCTGTCAATGCGCTCGCCGAGTGCGGCGATCTCCAGGATCTTAGGGTCGGCATCGACCCAGCGATGCACCGAATTGGCGAGATAGCTTATGTCCCTGAAGTAGCGGAACAGCCAGATCAGGCCGGGAATGTCGTCGGGATGGTTGCCGCCGCGCAGGAAGCCGTCATAGGCGGCGCGATAATCCGGCACCGGCTGTTCCATGGCCAGGCGCGCGTCGCGGTCAGCCAGCGGCACGGCGATGGCGCGGCGGAAGTGCTGGAGATTGGCGTTCTCGCCCGTCTCGGCATAGAGCGTCAGATAGTGGATCGCGTCGCGCTGGCCCTTGGACCAGGCGTTCTCACCCGCCACATAGGCCCGGACGGCCGAAAGCGTGTAGAGGCTTGCGCCGGCAATGATCGTCTGGATGCTTACCACGATCAGAAAGGGCCAAAGCAGCCCGAAAAGCCTGAACCTGGATCGTGTGTCGGTCTGCTTCGTCACATGCACGGCGAAACGAACTCGCCCCCCGGCTATCGTTTCCGCACTTCTGCGGTTCGGCAATTGCTACATCAGCGGGCTTTAAAATTCCCTTCACGGGAAGCTTGGAATTCAGGATGTCATGATGACGCAGCGTAAGGCGCGCTGTTGGCACCCGCTGCCCTATGCGGCGCAGCGACCGCGAATATATCTTCGTCCGGATTCGCCAGCGGAGGACAACATGCGCATCGTCGGTTTCATGCCCATGGGAATTTCAGGCTGATGGCGCCGGTTTATGTCGACCCGGCCAAGGTCCGCGAGTTCCGCGACCGCCAGGCTTTCTACGACTGGCTCGGCGCCAATCACGACAAGGCAGACGAGGTCTGGATCAAAATCCACAAGGTTGCTTCCGGCCTGCCCTCGATCACGCCCAAGGAGGCCATCGACGCCGTCCTTTGCTGGGGCTGGATCGACGGCATCCGCAAGGGCCTCGACGACAGGAGTTTCCTGCAGCGCTACTCGCCGCGCGGCAGGAAGGCCGTCTGGAGCCAGATCAACGTCGACAATGTCGCCCGCCTGATCGCGGAGGGCCGCATGACCGAGCACGGCCTGGTGCAGGTAGAAGCGGCCAAGGCCGACGGCCGCTGGGACCGCGCCTATGGTTCGGGCAAGGGCATGAAGATCCCCGACGACCTCCAGGCTGCCATCGATGCCGTGCCCGAGGCCAAGGCGATGCTCGGCAAGCTCAGCGAGCAGAACCGCTTCGCGCTCGCCTTCCGCACCCACAACATGAAGACCGAGGCCGGCCGCAAGAAGAAGATCGAAATCTTCGTCGACATGCTCAAGCGCGGCGAGACCATCTATCCGCAGAAGATGAAGTAGCGAGACCGCCAGCCGGCGCTTCCCGATTCAGGCTTGGTCAGCAAACAGGTTGGCGGCCATGAAGTCCACGAAGACGCGCACCTTCGGCGACAGGTAGCGGCTCGTCGGCCAAAGCGCCCTGAACGTGCCGGTCGGCGCGAGATGATCGTCGAGCAGCGTTCGCAGATGGCCGTTGGCGATCGCGGCCGCAACCGCAAAAGGCGGAAGGCAGGCAATGCCCAAGCCGCTTTCGGCGAGATGGATGAGCGGCTCCAGCGTGCTCGCCATGTGCGTTGTCGGCAGGGCGAGGCGCAAGTCCTCGCCGTTGCGCACCAGCGGCCACGGCTCCAGCTTGCCGGTGCTCGGATAACGATGGTGCAGGCATCTGTGTCGCAGCAGGTCCTCCGGCACCTCGGGTGTTCCTGCAGCGTCCAGATAGTGTGGCGATGCGACGATGCGATGGCGAAACGTGCCGAGCTTGCGGCTCATCAGCCTGGTGTCGCGTACCTCGCCGGTCCGGATCACCGCATCGAAGCCTTCCTCGATCACATCGACCAGCCTGTCGGTGAAGTCGAGGTCGACAGAGATGTCGGGATGGGCCCGCATGAAGGCTGATATGGCTGGCATCAGCAGCATT
This genomic window contains:
- a CDS encoding YdeI/OmpD-associated family protein, which translates into the protein MAPVYVDPAKVREFRDRQAFYDWLGANHDKADEVWIKIHKVASGLPSITPKEAIDAVLCWGWIDGIRKGLDDRSFLQRYSPRGRKAVWSQINVDNVARLIAEGRMTEHGLVQVEAAKADGRWDRAYGSGKGMKIPDDLQAAIDAVPEAKAMLGKLSEQNRFALAFRTHNMKTEAGRKKKIEIFVDMLKRGETIYPQKMK
- a CDS encoding LysR family transcriptional regulator; translation: MDRLGSLDVFVQTAEGGSFVAAGQRLGLSSSAVGKAVARLEQDMGVRLFHRSTRSMALTQEGSVFLDACRRILAELDAVQAELSNAQNAPRGLLRVSLPLTGMLLMPAISAFMRAHPDISVDLDFTDRLVDVIEEGFDAVIRTGEVRDTRLMSRKLGTFRHRIVASPHYLDAAGTPEVPEDLLRHRCLHHRYPSTGKLEPWPLVRNGEDLRLALPTTHMASTLEPLIHLAESGLGIACLPPFAVAAAIANGHLRTLLDDHLAPTGTFRALWPTSRYLSPKVRVFVDFMAANLFADQA